The Streptomyces sp. ICC1 DNA window CGCACCGGCTCGCGCAGGGCCGCCCTGGCCGCCCTCGACAGCAGGCGGTACGTGGCCCTGCTGGACGCCCTCGACGCCCTGCTGGCCGACCCGCCCCTGCGGAAGGCCGCCGGCCGGCCCGCCGAGACGGCCCTGTCCGCCGCGGTCCTCGCCGACTACGGGCGCCTCGCCGACCGGGTCGAAGGCGCCCTGGCCCTGGACCCGGGGGAGCCGCGCGACCTGGCCCTGCACGAAGCCCGCAAGGCGGCGAAGCGTGCCCGGTACGCGGCGGAGGCGGCGGCGCCCGCCCTCGGCAAGCCCGCGCGGCGCCTGGCCAAGGCGGTGAAGGCGGTGCAGAACCTGCTCGGCGACCACCAGGACAGCGTCGTCGCCCGCGAGGCCCTGCGCGGACTCGGGGTCCAGTCGGCCGGCGCGGGGGAGTCGGCCTTCACCTGGGGCGTGCTCTACGCCCGCGAGGAAGCTCTGTCCGCCCGTCGCGAGCGGGAACTGCCCGAGGTGTGGGCGGGAACCGCGGCTCAGGCGGGGGCGCTGCGCGGCTGATCTTCGGGCGGGGGGCTACCGGCCCTCGGGGTACGCTTGAGAGTCGCCCCCTGCCCGCTTCAGAAAGTCGCGTGATGACCGAGTCGGTCTTCCCTCAGCTCGAGGCTTTGCTTCCGCACGTCCAGAAGCCGATCCAGTACGTCGGCGGTGAGCTCAACTCGACCGTCAAGCCCTGGGACAGCGCCGACGTGCGCTGGGCGCTCATGTACCCGGACGCGTACGAGGTCGGGCTACCCAACCAGGGCGTCATGATCCTGTACGAGGTGCTGAACGAGCGCGAGGGCGTGCTCGCGGAGCGCACGTACAGCGTGTGGCCGGACCTCGAAGAGCTGATGCGCGAGCACAAGGTGCCGCAGTTCACCGTCGACTCCCACCGTCCGGTCGGGGACTTCGACGTCTTCGGGCTCTCCTTCTCCACCGAGCTCGGCTACACGAACATGCTGACGGCCCTGGACCTCGCGGGCATCCCGCTCGAGGCGAGGAACCGTACGGTCGACCACCCCATCGTGCTCGCGGGCGGCCACGCGGCCTTCAACCCCGAGCCGATCGCCGAGTTCATCGACTGCGCGATCATCGGCGACGGCGAGCAGGCCGTGCTCGACATGACCGAGATCATCCGCGCGTGGAAGGCCGAGGGCAGGCCGGGCGGGCGCGAGGAGGTCCTCCTGCGCCTCGCGAAGACCGGCGGCGTCTACGTGCCGGGCTTCTACGACGTGGAGTACCTGCCGGACGGCCGCATCGGCCGTGTCGTCCCGAACCGCTCCGGCGTGCCGTGGCGCGTGTCCAAGCACACGGTCATGGACCTCGACGAATGGCCCTACCCCAAGCAGCCCCTGGTCCCGCTCGCCGAGACCGTCCACGAGCGCATGTCCGTGGAGATCTTCCGCGGCTGCACCCGCGGCTGCCGTTTCTGCCAGGCCGGCATGATCACGCGCCCCGTGCGGGAGCGAAGCATCACCGGCATCGGCGAGATGGTGGAGCGCGGCCTCAAGGCGACGGGCTTCGAAGAGGTCGGCCTCCTGTCCCTGTCCTCGGCCGACCACACCGAGATCGCGGACATCGCCAAGGGCCTGGCCGACCGCTACGCGGACGACAAGGTGGGCCTGTCCCTCCCGTCGACCCGCGTGGACGCCTTCAACGTCGACCTCGCGAACGAGCTGACCCGCAACGGCCGCCGGTCCGGTCTGACCTTCGCCCCCGAGGGCGGCTCCGAGCGCATGCGCAAGGTCATCAACAAGATGGTCTCGGAAGAGGACCTGATCCGCACGGTCGCCACGGCGTACGGCAACGGCTGGCGCCAGGTGAAGCT harbors:
- a CDS encoding TIGR03960 family B12-binding radical SAM protein, whose translation is MMTESVFPQLEALLPHVQKPIQYVGGELNSTVKPWDSADVRWALMYPDAYEVGLPNQGVMILYEVLNEREGVLAERTYSVWPDLEELMREHKVPQFTVDSHRPVGDFDVFGLSFSTELGYTNMLTALDLAGIPLEARNRTVDHPIVLAGGHAAFNPEPIAEFIDCAIIGDGEQAVLDMTEIIRAWKAEGRPGGREEVLLRLAKTGGVYVPGFYDVEYLPDGRIGRVVPNRSGVPWRVSKHTVMDLDEWPYPKQPLVPLAETVHERMSVEIFRGCTRGCRFCQAGMITRPVRERSITGIGEMVERGLKATGFEEVGLLSLSSADHTEIADIAKGLADRYADDKVGLSLPSTRVDAFNVDLANELTRNGRRSGLTFAPEGGSERMRKVINKMVSEEDLIRTVATAYGNGWRQVKLYFMVGLPTETDEDVLQIGDMAVNVIAKGREVSGQNDIRCTVSIGGFVPKPHTPFQWAPQLSAEETDARLGKLRDKLRGDKKYGRSIGFRYHDGKPGVVEGLLSRGDRRVGDVIRAVYESGGRFDGWREHFSYDRWMQAAEKTLPAHGVDVAWYTTRERTYEEVLPWDHLDSGLDKDWLWEDWQDALDETEVEDCRWTPCFDCGVCPQLDTSIQIGPTGKKLLPLSVVK